The following coding sequences lie in one Photobacterium sp. CCB-ST2H9 genomic window:
- a CDS encoding tripartite tricarboxylate transporter TctB family protein, whose protein sequence is MTITKDHIGGLVFLCLSIAYGYYGSEIVLFPGDEFQPFHAKSLPLALAGMGIFFSLCQLLTASRSETDKLDLTGLDFVLMAKLLVLMLIFAAALEWIGFLLSTVVFLVGGFWLLGERRPKILLLASVPFAAGFWFLLTQILDIYLAPGRLITGLLGG, encoded by the coding sequence ATGACGATAACAAAAGATCATATCGGTGGGCTGGTGTTTCTGTGCCTGTCCATCGCCTACGGATACTACGGCAGTGAAATTGTTTTGTTCCCCGGAGATGAATTTCAGCCGTTTCACGCGAAATCTCTGCCGTTGGCACTGGCCGGAATGGGCATTTTCTTTTCATTGTGTCAGTTGCTGACAGCCAGCCGCAGCGAAACAGACAAACTGGATCTGACCGGACTGGATTTTGTGCTGATGGCGAAATTGCTGGTGCTGATGCTGATTTTTGCTGCGGCACTGGAATGGATTGGTTTCCTGCTGTCGACGGTTGTTTTTCTGGTGGGGGGCTTCTGGCTGCTGGGTGAGCGTCGCCCGAAGATTTTGTTGCTGGCATCTGTCCCATTTGCTGCCGGTTTCTGGTTCCTGCTGACTCAGATCCTCGACATTTATCTGGCGCCTGGTCGTCTCATTACTGGCCTGCTTGGAGGATAA